From the genome of Methanobacterium petrolearium, one region includes:
- a CDS encoding DEAD/DEAH box helicase — protein sequence MVENKHQKETHPSTKSVRWIQHPLINPEKIEARLYQQVLAANVIKKGNTMIVAPTALGKTIVAALVAAERLKKYPDSKILLLAPTKPLVVQHEETFRNFLKTTTSSLTGAIKLEERVQRWYDSQIICATPQTIESDIIAGRYSLKDVSLLIFDECHRGTGSYSYVFLANRYSQKAENPLVLGLTASPGGEEERIQQVCQNLFINEVVVKNEDDPDVKPYFNPIEVEWVKVDLKKEQLAIKSHLDTVLKNRLKGLKKLGVISSVHQVTKKDILRARGKVQNRMSRSVKPPRNCLLAISMLTAVFSVIHALELLETQGISNLDSYFQRMRQKKTKAAKGLFNDEHFKNSVYLTRKAHKKGVEHPKLGKLMKILKKAEKNNQQVIVFSQYRDTVNEIHDKCQSEGIKAVKFFGQANRETEKGLTQKEQKKIIKSFRMKTYQVLVSTSVAEEGIDIPTVDLVVLYEPVPSEIRMIQRRGRTGRTTKGRMIVLITKNTRDESFYYSSVHRERRMKRQLADGYDQPEKPLVADEEDVKVLDRKKNTDNNEKQLMVYIDHREARSGVTRELSNMEVNVKFTNLPVADYQISSQVAVERKSSKDFVSSLLDKRLYKQAKELVKNFPRPVMILEGQDLYSSGLHPNAIRGALASLAVDFNLPLIPTRNPEDTAAMIHRLAKREVERGPHDVQVRTEKKPLTLKEQQLFIVESLPNVGPVTARKLLEEFKSVDGVFSASADDLKKVEGIGNIIAKSIREIIESNYLLSSDEFDQLQTSIVKGKDKPEKEYQLRKKSKGNDDK from the coding sequence ATGGTTGAAAATAAACATCAAAAAGAAACCCACCCTTCAACAAAATCGGTAAGGTGGATACAACACCCTCTAATAAACCCTGAAAAAATAGAAGCTCGTCTTTATCAGCAGGTACTCGCAGCTAATGTGATTAAAAAGGGGAATACTATGATAGTGGCCCCCACAGCTTTGGGTAAAACTATTGTGGCTGCTTTGGTGGCTGCAGAACGACTTAAAAAATATCCAGATAGTAAAATTCTCCTTTTAGCCCCTACCAAACCACTGGTAGTACAGCACGAAGAAACCTTCCGAAATTTCCTTAAAACAACAACCAGTAGTTTAACTGGCGCTATAAAGTTAGAAGAACGTGTTCAAAGATGGTATGATTCTCAAATCATCTGTGCCACTCCCCAAACCATTGAATCAGACATAATAGCCGGACGCTATTCTCTCAAAGATGTTTCACTGTTGATATTCGATGAATGTCACCGGGGGACTGGATCCTATTCCTACGTGTTTCTGGCAAACCGATACTCTCAAAAAGCTGAAAATCCCCTTGTACTGGGGTTAACTGCCTCACCAGGTGGGGAAGAAGAACGAATCCAGCAAGTGTGCCAGAATCTTTTCATCAACGAAGTAGTGGTGAAAAATGAGGATGACCCTGATGTCAAACCATACTTCAACCCCATTGAAGTAGAATGGGTCAAAGTAGACTTAAAAAAGGAACAACTGGCCATAAAAAGCCATCTGGATACTGTTCTTAAAAATCGTCTTAAGGGTTTGAAAAAACTGGGAGTGATCAGTTCCGTCCACCAGGTTACCAAGAAAGATATTCTAAGGGCCCGGGGAAAAGTACAAAACCGGATGTCACGAAGTGTAAAACCCCCCAGAAACTGTCTCCTGGCAATTTCCATGTTAACCGCTGTTTTCAGTGTGATACACGCATTGGAACTTTTAGAAACGCAGGGTATCAGTAACCTGGACTCTTACTTTCAAAGAATGCGACAAAAAAAGACCAAAGCAGCGAAAGGACTTTTTAATGATGAACACTTTAAAAACTCTGTTTATCTAACCAGAAAAGCTCATAAAAAAGGAGTGGAACATCCTAAACTGGGAAAACTGATGAAAATCCTTAAAAAAGCCGAAAAAAATAACCAACAGGTTATTGTGTTCAGCCAGTACCGGGATACAGTTAACGAGATCCATGATAAGTGCCAAAGTGAAGGTATTAAGGCTGTGAAGTTTTTTGGACAGGCAAATCGGGAGACAGAAAAAGGACTCACCCAAAAAGAGCAGAAAAAGATCATTAAATCATTCCGGATGAAGACTTACCAGGTACTGGTGTCCACCAGTGTAGCAGAGGAAGGTATAGACATTCCCACTGTGGATCTAGTGGTGCTATACGAACCAGTCCCCTCGGAGATAAGGATGATCCAGAGACGTGGCCGAACTGGAAGAACTACTAAGGGCCGTATGATAGTTCTCATCACCAAAAACACCAGGGACGAATCATTCTATTATTCCAGCGTACATCGAGAAAGAAGAATGAAACGACAACTGGCCGATGGATATGATCAGCCTGAAAAACCGTTGGTAGCTGATGAAGAGGATGTTAAAGTTCTGGACAGGAAAAAAAATACCGATAACAATGAAAAACAGTTGATGGTGTACATCGATCACCGTGAGGCCCGGTCAGGTGTTACCAGGGAATTAAGCAACATGGAGGTGAACGTTAAATTCACCAACCTTCCAGTTGCGGATTACCAAATAAGTTCCCAGGTGGCGGTGGAAAGAAAAAGTAGTAAAGACTTTGTAAGCTCATTACTTGATAAAAGATTGTACAAACAGGCCAAGGAACTGGTAAAGAACTTCCCCCGGCCAGTGATGATCTTGGAAGGACAAGATCTCTACAGCAGTGGATTACACCCAAACGCTATCCGAGGGGCTCTGGCTAGTCTGGCAGTTGATTTCAACCTACCCCTAATACCTACCCGCAATCCTGAGGATACTGCAGCCATGATCCATCGGCTTGCTAAGCGAGAAGTTGAAAGGGGCCCCCATGATGTGCAAGTACGGACAGAGAAAAAACCCTTAACCCTGAAAGAACAGCAACTTTTCATTGTTGAATCACTGCCCAATGTTGGCCCGGTAACTGCCCGAAAACTTTTAGAAGAGTTTAAAAGTGTAGATGGTGTTTTCAGTGCCAGTGCAGATGACCTGAAAAAGGTGGAAGGAATTGGAAATATAATCGCCAAAAGTATCCGGGAAATAATTGAATCTAATTACCTGCTTTCATCAGATGAATTTGACCAGTTGCAGACATCTATAGTGAAGGGTAAAGATAAACCCGAAAAAGAATATCAATTAAGAAAAAAAAGTAAGGGAAATGATGATAAATGA
- a CDS encoding 30S ribosomal protein S15 yields MAAKPEWVEYSTEEIEEIILKLRKEGKSTSVIGVILRDQYGIPDVKSVTDMKITKILEKHGQTEEYPEDLMNLIRKAVNIRDHLKENPKDLHTKRGLQLVESRIRRLVKYYTREGVLPEGWRYEPKQAALLVK; encoded by the coding sequence ATGGCAGCAAAGCCTGAATGGGTTGAATACTCAACCGAAGAAATAGAAGAAATAATTTTAAAACTTAGAAAAGAAGGAAAATCAACCAGTGTCATCGGAGTAATCCTGAGAGACCAGTACGGAATTCCGGACGTTAAAAGTGTAACAGACATGAAAATAACCAAGATCCTGGAAAAACACGGCCAGACCGAAGAATACCCTGAAGATCTCATGAACCTCATCCGTAAAGCAGTGAACATCAGGGACCACCTTAAAGAAAACCCCAAAGACCTACACACTAAACGGGGTCTGCAACTGGTTGAATCCCGAATCAGAAGACTGGTGAAATATTACACCCGAGAAGGAGTACTCCCTGAAGGATGGAGATATGAACCAAAACAAGCAGCACTACTTGTTAAATAG
- a CDS encoding aconitase X: protein MHLTREEEKMYAGEYGPAVAKSMEILVALGDIYQANGMVEVVSAQISGVSYKTIGDAGLEYLEDLVGEGAQVRVPSTLNPAGVDLDQWHELGFSEEFTKKQLLIVDSYRKMGISTTCTCTPYLVGNVPILGSHVAWSESSAVCYANSVLGARTNREGGPGALSAAICGRTPNYGYHLDEGRIPNLLVEVETPLNGSDYGALGYQVGKTVGSGVPYFQLKSNKQKIPKVNELKALGAALASSGAVALYHVEKVTPEYKDVNKQLANLDKLTITRENVKETREKLSISSKKPDLVCLGCPHASLEEIGEVARFLTDKRLDNELWVCTSISIKAASDRMGYTKTIEKAGGHVVCDTCMVVAPIEDLGFKVIGVDSAKAANYVPSMCGLDVVFDDWKNLISIKS, encoded by the coding sequence ATGCATCTTACCCGAGAAGAGGAAAAAATGTATGCAGGCGAATATGGGCCTGCTGTGGCAAAATCCATGGAAATTTTGGTTGCTCTGGGAGATATTTACCAAGCCAATGGTATGGTAGAAGTAGTATCCGCCCAAATATCCGGAGTTTCCTACAAAACCATTGGGGATGCAGGTTTAGAGTACCTGGAGGATCTGGTTGGTGAAGGTGCCCAGGTTCGTGTTCCCAGCACCCTCAACCCGGCAGGCGTTGATCTGGACCAGTGGCATGAACTTGGTTTTAGTGAAGAATTCACCAAAAAACAGCTCCTTATTGTAGACTCCTACCGTAAAATGGGAATCAGCACCACCTGCACCTGCACTCCCTACCTTGTAGGTAATGTGCCCATATTAGGCAGTCACGTTGCCTGGTCAGAGTCGTCTGCTGTTTGTTATGCTAACTCAGTTTTGGGAGCCCGGACCAACAGGGAAGGAGGTCCAGGAGCATTATCCGCAGCCATATGTGGAAGAACCCCTAATTACGGTTACCATTTGGATGAAGGAAGAATTCCCAACCTGCTGGTAGAGGTTGAAACCCCCTTAAATGGCTCTGATTACGGTGCACTGGGATACCAGGTTGGGAAAACAGTGGGAAGTGGTGTGCCCTATTTCCAATTAAAAAGTAACAAGCAAAAAATCCCAAAAGTTAACGAGTTAAAAGCCCTAGGTGCTGCGCTGGCTTCTTCAGGAGCTGTGGCTCTTTACCATGTGGAGAAGGTAACTCCAGAATATAAGGATGTAAATAAACAGCTTGCCAATTTGGATAAATTAACCATAACCCGGGAAAATGTCAAAGAAACCCGGGAAAAACTATCCATTTCCAGCAAAAAACCGGATTTGGTATGTCTTGGATGTCCTCATGCTTCTTTAGAAGAGATCGGTGAAGTTGCCAGGTTTTTAACGGATAAACGGCTTGACAATGAATTGTGGGTGTGCACCTCCATCTCCATTAAAGCTGCTTCTGATAGAATGGGCTACACTAAAACCATTGAAAAGGCAGGTGGTCATGTTGTCTGTGATACCTGCATGGTGGTAGCTCCTATAGAAGACCTGGGTTTTAAAGTGATCGGTGTTGATTCTGCCAAGGCAGCAAACTACGTGCCCAGTATGTGCGGATTAGATGTAGTATTTGATGACTGGAAGAATTTGATATCCATAAAAAGTTAA
- a CDS encoding cobaltochelatase subunit CobN: protein MRKQVTKQMFLLLTCLVFTLALSGAVSAEKTTDGVIEQNPISTTDPHDIENNSVSENQLLNTVIKGQVLDCTTNEPFPQVTVNAENDGELLASTLTGPDGKYELQFLSNLTGFNVTANYPNHKPSSQQVTTNVSENSSQLQTGNVDFHLGKPKVLFLLGGLGGTSNISPALIAAINNRQDIESTIIRKNAIPSDMDFKSFDMIFVDAIWPSTPDYESLKIRLQEAMASNTIVATRAIYSIADWREVGNVNMTQHSWIPTYWKNTNLYMTTTSVHNSNNLIDYLCVKLLDLNSINAGGNPLTPIKLPKEGIYHPDATTYFTNLTSYLSWYTNYDSAQPTVAICFGQSAYNNLNTAVIDALVRAFEALDYNVVPYFYDHEGYAQGQPVVDQYLIKDDASIADLIIHYRAASWNTVIPLDNVTVELERLNVPIVKALTSDGTYEEWLNATIGVSSSDLSYTMANMEIQGIIEPIVIASEEKTAAGITINVPIDRQIQWMVDCCKAWIKLNPKYTPNSEKKVAIVYWSPTGKDKGVGASHLDVYASIPELLQALKDSGYNLGKEPLPDTETLVNLTRNQGLNIGLWAPGELKKLVENYPVILISEEEYLNWFNSLNAAKRQEVIDMWGEPPGDIMMYEKNGKKYLVLPVIQFGNVIIAPEPSRGYNQDQDALYHSGTVPPTHQYLAFYFWLNNGFGADAVIDFGKHGTVAWLPGKSGSGLDCENDWPAIVSQDMPVIYVFTVEGSESTLPKRRQNAVIISHLIPSMTIAGLYGDLAVLSDKIEQYETTIDLSVKEEYKKSITQLVLDLKLNEDLNLDMTLATTNFDAFADKIHDYLTELESEFITNGLHILGTVPTGDKMLYMVQSLLGYNFREYMQNNNLTDEQIYQLLNQTLIQNKTVSEAQNAVLGKESPEMTNYLNLAIKYKGYLGECNQEIDSLLEALNGGYVPSGAMGDPIKNPEVLPTGTNLYSFDPRVMPTEEAWNIGVQLVDEMLARYLQEKGECPTKIAFMLWATHTIQDKGVMEAEILYLLGVKPIRDPVSKYITGVELIENLGRPRIDVLVTTTALYLNDYPYTLDVLDKAIRLAATANDTTYPNYVKLNSEAIYQQLIALGYNETQAINASTSRIFSQEPGNHHNPLEDAIVMSDTWESDEKLADSYIETFGNVYGLGGSSVHTSDLYSMNLASSQVAMFRRYVDANTLLSGDDYAAYFGGLGLAIRTVSGNDPLMWISNLENPNNPLIESLSESLAKDVRTTYYNPKWILAMQGHGSAGARAITGFVENMFMWDVTSPGSVTNGMWDDAYKVYVQDKYGLGIKNWFNSNNPYAAQSMYAKMMDAARKEYWQTNDAIKMDLANQWAESVITSGVACCDCTCANMALVEWASTYLNPDMLSKLNTKMYEATGQARFAPSPTPSQTQPQYSSQPQSTGTTSQSSSQSSGVVGEASEQSESQESVSPGEQGQAKAYEVSEESNSGTSDSSLPAAAIVGVIALVCLIGFGYFRAR from the coding sequence ATGAGAAAACAGGTGACAAAACAAATGTTTCTATTATTAACCTGCCTTGTTTTCACATTAGCTCTTTCTGGAGCAGTATCAGCAGAAAAAACCACGGATGGGGTGATAGAGCAGAATCCAATTTCAACAACAGACCCCCATGATATAGAAAATAATTCGGTTTCTGAAAACCAGTTGTTGAATACAGTGATTAAAGGGCAAGTTTTAGACTGTACAACCAATGAACCATTCCCTCAAGTGACTGTAAATGCGGAAAATGATGGTGAATTGCTGGCCAGTACTTTAACTGGTCCAGATGGAAAATACGAGTTACAATTTTTAAGTAATTTAACCGGTTTTAATGTAACCGCAAATTACCCCAATCATAAACCATCATCCCAGCAAGTAACAACCAATGTTTCCGAAAATAGCAGTCAACTACAGACAGGCAATGTTGATTTCCATCTTGGTAAACCAAAGGTTTTATTCCTTCTTGGAGGCCTTGGAGGAACTTCAAACATATCCCCTGCGTTAATTGCAGCCATAAACAATAGACAGGACATTGAAAGTACCATAATAAGAAAAAATGCCATACCATCAGATATGGACTTCAAAAGTTTCGACATGATCTTTGTAGATGCAATATGGCCCAGCACACCAGACTATGAATCTCTAAAAATTCGACTTCAGGAAGCCATGGCATCTAATACTATAGTCGCTACCCGAGCCATATACAGCATTGCTGATTGGAGAGAAGTGGGTAATGTTAACATGACCCAACATTCCTGGATCCCTACCTACTGGAAAAATACAAATTTGTACATGACCACCACCAGTGTTCACAATTCAAACAATCTGATAGATTATCTCTGCGTTAAATTATTGGATTTAAACTCAATTAATGCAGGTGGAAATCCACTAACCCCAATAAAACTTCCTAAAGAAGGAATATACCACCCTGATGCCACCACATACTTCACTAATTTAACCAGTTACTTAAGCTGGTATACGAACTATGACAGTGCCCAACCAACAGTAGCTATCTGTTTTGGACAAAGTGCCTACAATAATTTAAACACTGCAGTTATTGATGCACTGGTAAGAGCTTTTGAAGCACTTGATTACAACGTTGTACCTTACTTCTACGATCACGAAGGATATGCGCAAGGACAACCAGTCGTTGACCAATATCTAATAAAAGATGATGCATCCATTGCTGATCTAATAATCCACTACAGAGCAGCTAGCTGGAACACAGTGATCCCTTTGGATAACGTAACTGTCGAACTGGAACGTTTGAACGTGCCTATTGTAAAGGCATTGACTTCCGATGGAACATACGAAGAGTGGTTAAATGCAACTATAGGTGTTTCTTCTAGTGATCTATCTTACACTATGGCCAACATGGAAATACAGGGAATCATTGAACCAATTGTTATTGCTTCAGAAGAAAAAACCGCAGCGGGTATCACGATAAATGTTCCTATCGACAGACAAATTCAGTGGATGGTTGACTGCTGCAAGGCATGGATTAAACTCAACCCAAAATACACTCCAAACTCCGAGAAAAAAGTAGCTATTGTCTACTGGAGTCCAACTGGTAAAGATAAAGGAGTAGGAGCATCTCATTTAGATGTTTACGCCAGTATACCAGAACTATTGCAGGCTTTGAAAGACAGCGGATACAATTTAGGTAAGGAACCGTTACCTGATACTGAAACGTTGGTTAATCTCACCAGGAATCAGGGCTTGAACATTGGACTCTGGGCACCAGGAGAATTAAAAAAACTGGTTGAGAACTACCCAGTAATTTTAATATCTGAAGAAGAATATTTAAACTGGTTTAACAGTTTAAACGCCGCTAAACGTCAAGAAGTCATTGATATGTGGGGAGAACCACCAGGTGACATCATGATGTACGAAAAAAATGGTAAAAAATATCTGGTTCTACCCGTGATCCAGTTTGGTAATGTTATAATAGCACCAGAACCCTCACGTGGATACAACCAGGATCAGGACGCACTTTACCACAGTGGAACTGTGCCACCAACTCACCAATACCTGGCTTTCTACTTCTGGCTCAACAATGGATTCGGTGCAGATGCAGTAATTGACTTTGGAAAACACGGAACTGTAGCTTGGCTACCTGGTAAAAGTGGATCTGGACTTGACTGTGAAAATGACTGGCCAGCAATAGTCAGCCAGGACATGCCTGTGATATATGTATTCACGGTAGAAGGAAGTGAAAGTACTCTACCTAAAAGAAGGCAAAATGCAGTAATCATCAGTCATTTAATACCCTCAATGACCATAGCCGGGCTTTACGGAGACTTGGCCGTACTTTCAGATAAAATAGAACAGTACGAAACCACCATAGATCTCAGTGTTAAAGAAGAATACAAAAAAAGCATTACTCAACTGGTCCTGGATTTAAAACTCAACGAGGACCTTAACCTAGATATGACCCTGGCAACAACAAATTTCGATGCATTTGCAGATAAAATTCATGACTATCTGACAGAACTTGAATCGGAATTCATAACCAATGGTCTGCATATTCTGGGAACAGTTCCCACAGGAGATAAAATGCTCTACATGGTACAATCGCTCCTTGGATATAATTTTAGAGAGTACATGCAAAACAATAACTTAACCGATGAACAGATCTATCAGCTGCTAAATCAAACCTTAATACAGAACAAAACAGTTTCAGAGGCCCAAAACGCAGTTTTAGGAAAAGAATCTCCAGAAATGACTAATTACCTTAACCTAGCTATAAAATACAAAGGTTATTTAGGTGAATGTAATCAGGAAATTGATAGTTTACTCGAGGCACTTAATGGAGGTTATGTTCCTTCTGGAGCTATGGGTGATCCTATTAAGAATCCTGAAGTTCTTCCAACAGGTACTAACCTTTATTCCTTCGATCCTAGAGTAATGCCAACAGAAGAAGCGTGGAATATTGGAGTACAACTTGTTGATGAAATGCTTGCTCGTTATCTGCAAGAAAAAGGAGAGTGCCCAACCAAAATCGCCTTCATGCTCTGGGCCACACACACCATACAAGATAAAGGGGTTATGGAAGCAGAAATATTGTACCTTTTGGGTGTAAAACCTATTCGAGATCCTGTTTCCAAGTACATAACTGGTGTGGAACTCATTGAAAATCTGGGAAGACCAAGAATCGATGTCTTGGTAACTACAACTGCACTTTATCTCAACGACTATCCTTACACTTTAGACGTCTTGGATAAAGCCATTAGATTAGCAGCAACCGCTAATGACACTACATATCCCAATTATGTCAAGTTAAATTCTGAAGCCATCTATCAGCAACTAATTGCACTAGGATACAATGAAACCCAGGCTATAAATGCCAGCACGTCACGTATATTCTCACAAGAACCTGGAAATCATCATAATCCATTGGAAGATGCTATTGTTATGAGTGACACTTGGGAATCAGACGAAAAACTGGCTGACTCCTACATTGAAACCTTTGGAAATGTCTATGGATTAGGTGGAAGTTCAGTGCACACGTCTGACCTTTACAGCATGAACCTTGCTTCCAGTCAGGTTGCTATGTTCAGAAGGTACGTCGACGCCAACACGTTACTAAGTGGAGATGACTACGCTGCCTACTTTGGTGGTTTAGGACTGGCCATTAGAACTGTTTCTGGTAATGATCCCTTAATGTGGATCAGCAACCTAGAAAACCCAAATAATCCCCTTATTGAATCCCTTTCTGAATCTCTGGCTAAGGATGTGAGGACCACATACTATAACCCCAAATGGATTCTGGCCATGCAAGGTCACGGATCAGCGGGTGCCCGTGCAATCACTGGCTTTGTGGAAAATATGTTCATGTGGGATGTAACCAGTCCGGGTTCAGTGACTAATGGAATGTGGGATGATGCGTATAAGGTGTATGTGCAGGATAAATATGGTTTAGGTATTAAAAATTGGTTTAATTCCAACAATCCATATGCTGCACAATCCATGTATGCTAAAATGATGGATGCAGCTCGGAAAGAATACTGGCAGACTAATGACGCCATAAAAATGGATTTGGCTAATCAATGGGCTGAATCCGTTATTACCAGTGGGGTAGCTTGTTGTGATTGCACATGTGCTAACATGGCCCTAGTTGAGTGGGCATCCACTTATCTGAACCCAGACATGCTTTCCAAGTTGAATACTAAAATGTATGAAGCAACAGGACAAGCACGATTTGCTCCAAGTCCAACACCATCGCAGACTCAACCCCAATATTCAAGTCAGCCTCAATCTACTGGTACTACTTCCCAGTCCTCCTCTCAAAGTAGTGGAGTTGTTGGTGAAGCTAGTGAACAGTCCGAATCTCAAGAAAGTGTCAGTCCAGGTGAACAGGGACAGGCTAAAGCTTATGAAGTTTCAGAAGAAAGTAATTCTGGTACTTCTGATTCCAGTTTACCAGCCGCGGCTATTGTTGGTGTGATAGCGTTGGTCTGTTTGATAGGGTTTGGTTACTTCCGTGCTCGATAA
- a CDS encoding tRNA (adenine-N1)-methyltransferase, which produces MKILINERGKKFLTGNDDLHTDHGYIKKEEIENSSSGDVLKTHLGREFRVLEANVNDYIELMERRCSIILPKDLGVMAAYTGLGYGQQVVEAGTGAGAATIFLGNLVGENGHVYSYELREDFAQVAEKNIQGFDLQNVTLKCQDVSEGIDEDGVNLVFLDLPKPWEVVEHARASLKIGGFVVAYTPYIDQVKLFTRILKKRDFSDLKSLECLVREMEVKDKGVRPKTRMTGHTGYLTIGRKL; this is translated from the coding sequence ATGAAAATACTAATCAATGAAAGGGGTAAAAAATTTTTGACAGGTAACGATGACCTGCACACTGATCATGGTTATATTAAAAAAGAGGAGATTGAAAATAGCAGCTCTGGAGATGTTTTAAAAACCCATCTTGGCAGGGAATTCAGAGTGTTAGAGGCCAATGTAAACGATTACATTGAACTCATGGAGCGGAGATGTTCCATAATCCTCCCTAAAGATTTGGGTGTTATGGCTGCCTACACAGGACTGGGATATGGGCAGCAAGTGGTGGAAGCCGGAACTGGTGCTGGTGCAGCCACCATATTCCTGGGAAATCTGGTGGGAGAAAATGGACATGTTTACTCCTATGAATTAAGGGAAGATTTTGCCCAGGTGGCGGAAAAAAACATACAAGGCTTCGACCTTCAGAATGTAACCCTGAAATGTCAGGATGTTAGTGAAGGTATTGATGAAGATGGAGTGAATCTGGTATTTCTGGATCTGCCCAAACCATGGGAGGTGGTGGAACATGCCAGAGCCTCCCTTAAAATTGGAGGATTTGTGGTGGCATACACTCCTTACATAGACCAGGTGAAACTCTTCACCAGAATCCTTAAAAAACGTGATTTTTCTGATTTGAAGAGTTTAGAATGTTTGGTGCGTGAGATGGAAGTGAAAGATAAGGGTGTACGTCCCAAAACAAGGATGACTGGCCATACAGGTTATTTAACCATTGGAAGGAAACTTTGA
- a CDS encoding DHHA1 domain-containing protein: MNQNKQHYLLNRAEEAGVLLKEHLDGDHVVRVISHNDSDGISAAGVICNAISQEGGKFHVTMVPRLKEEVLNRLAREKYELFFFCDMGSGFVERISRLNGQAIIADHHQTMDQTGDDAESLIHVNPHLFGLDGTRDVSASGVTYLTVRPLKKVELSGLALVGAFGDMQYSNGFQGVNQTILTEATKSGVVEEQEDLKIASKVEPLYKALAHTFQPAIPGISGDLEGSQAFLEKIGISYGIKFTDLANEEKDFLTEQLTKLNPQIFGNVYSIPKENPALRNLENYAEILDACGKNKRYSVGLSICLGDRESAVAEGVEFLNKYHDSLIKGISWIRREGSQEMECVQYIYTEDKEKKKIMGTLASLGIDLDLLNPQKPVITLSRMHDQIKVSGRTTMKMTGKGVNLGFALEQAAKSFNGAGGGHTIAAGAVVPYRELENFKNLVNDIVSTQLSG; the protein is encoded by the coding sequence ATGAACCAAAACAAGCAGCACTACTTGTTAAATAGGGCTGAAGAAGCAGGTGTGCTCCTCAAAGAGCATTTAGATGGTGATCATGTGGTGAGAGTGATCTCCCACAATGATTCGGATGGCATATCGGCTGCAGGTGTTATCTGCAATGCCATATCACAAGAAGGAGGGAAATTTCATGTTACCATGGTCCCTCGACTTAAAGAGGAAGTCCTAAATCGTCTTGCCAGGGAAAAATATGAACTCTTCTTTTTCTGTGACATGGGTAGTGGTTTTGTGGAAAGAATCAGCCGACTCAATGGTCAGGCCATAATCGCAGACCACCATCAGACCATGGACCAAACCGGAGACGATGCGGAAAGTTTGATACATGTAAATCCACATCTATTTGGACTGGACGGAACCCGTGATGTAAGTGCATCCGGAGTAACATATCTAACTGTACGCCCATTAAAAAAAGTAGAATTGTCAGGATTGGCCCTGGTAGGTGCTTTTGGAGATATGCAATACTCTAATGGTTTTCAAGGAGTCAATCAAACCATCCTTACCGAGGCAACTAAATCTGGGGTGGTTGAAGAGCAAGAAGATCTCAAAATAGCCTCCAAGGTCGAACCACTCTACAAAGCCCTTGCTCACACCTTCCAACCGGCAATTCCTGGAATATCAGGAGATCTTGAAGGAAGCCAGGCCTTTCTGGAAAAAATAGGCATATCTTACGGTATAAAATTCACGGACCTGGCCAATGAAGAGAAAGACTTCCTCACAGAACAGTTAACCAAATTGAATCCCCAAATCTTCGGTAACGTGTACAGTATCCCTAAAGAAAACCCTGCACTGAGAAATCTGGAAAATTACGCTGAAATTTTAGATGCTTGTGGTAAAAACAAACGTTATTCTGTTGGTTTGAGCATTTGTTTAGGTGATCGGGAGTCTGCTGTAGCTGAAGGGGTGGAATTTCTCAACAAATACCATGACTCCCTTATCAAAGGTATCAGCTGGATCAGGAGAGAGGGTTCTCAGGAAATGGAATGTGTCCAGTACATCTACACTGAAGATAAGGAAAAAAAGAAGATCATGGGAACTTTAGCTAGTTTAGGCATTGACCTGGATCTTCTAAATCCTCAAAAGCCAGTTATAACCCTGTCACGAATGCATGACCAGATCAAGGTTTCTGGCCGCACCACTATGAAGATGACTGGTAAAGGAGTTAACCTAGGATTTGCACTTGAACAGGCGGCTAAAAGCTTTAACGGTGCTGGTGGCGGGCATACCATTGCTGCCGGTGCTGTGGTGCCCTACAGGGAACTTGAAAACTTCAAAAATTTGGTTAATGATATTGTAAGCACCCAACTCAGTGGCTGA